Proteins co-encoded in one Sebastes fasciatus isolate fSebFas1 chromosome 11, fSebFas1.pri, whole genome shotgun sequence genomic window:
- the mrps14 gene encoding small ribosomal subunit protein uS14m: MAAHRITCLGLNALYSSVCAPKQALRSCWGAVEQVRGYYVDWRMLRDVKRRQMAFDYADERLRINALRKNTILPKELQEVADKEIAALPRDSCPVRIRNRCVMTSRPRGVKKRWRLSRIVFRHLADHNQMSGILRARW, encoded by the exons ATGGCAGCCCACAGGATAACATGTTTAGGGTTAAATGCCCTTTACTCCTCTGTCTGCGCCCCAAAGCAG GCCCTGAGGAGCTGCTGGGGCGCGGTGGAGCAGGTGAGGGGTTACTATGTCGACTGGAGGATGCTGAGGGATGTCAAGAGAAGACAGATGGCTTTTGACTATGCTGATGAGAGGCTACGGATCAACGCACTGAGGAAGAACACCATCTTACCCAAAGAGCTTCAG GAAGTGGCAGATAAAGAAATCGCAGCATTACCAAGGGACAGCTGCCCTGTGAGAATACGCAACAGGTGTGTGATGACTTCCAGACCTCGGGGAGTGAAGAAGAGGTGGCGACTGAGCCGTATTGTCTTCCGTCATTTAGCTGACCACAACCAGATGTCTGGGATTCTGAGGGCAAGGTGGTGA